The Pan troglodytes isolate AG18354 chromosome 1, NHGRI_mPanTro3-v2.0_pri, whole genome shotgun sequence genome includes a region encoding these proteins:
- the FPGT gene encoding fucose-1-phosphate guanylyltransferase isoform X1, translating to MRAVRRGVREGGAMAAARDPPEVSLREATQRKLRRFSELRGKLVARGEFWDIVAITAADEKQELAYNQQLSEKLKRKELPLGVQYHVFVDPAGAKIGNGGSTLCALQCLEKLYGDKWNSFTILLIHSGGYSQRLPNASALGKIFTALPLGNPIYQMLELKLAMYIDFPLNMNPGILVTCADDIELYSIGEFEFIRFDKPGFTALAHPSSLTIGTTHGVFVLDPFDDLKHRDLEYRSCHRFLHKPSIEKMYQFNAVCRPGNFCQQDFAGGDIADLKLDSDYVYTDSLFYMDHKSAKMLLAFYEKIGTLSCEIDAYGDFLQALGPGATVEYTRNTSNVIKEESELVEMRQRIFHLLKGTSLNVVVLNNSKFYHIGTTEEYLFYFTSDNSLKSELGLQSITFSIFPDIPECSGKTSCIIQSILDSRCSVAPGSVVEYSRLGPDVSVGENCIISGSYILTKAALPAHSFVCSLSLKMNRCLKYATMAFGVQDNLKKSVKTLSDIKLLQFFGVCFLSCLDVWNLKVTEELFSGNKTCLSLWTARIFPVCSSLSDSVTTSLKMLNAVKNKSAFSLNSYKLLSIEEMLIYKDVEDMITYREQIFLEISLKGSLM from the exons ATGCGTGCTGTGCGGCGCGGTGTCAGGGAAGGTGGGGCTATGGCAGCTGCTAGGGACCCTCCGGAAGTATCGCTGCGAGAAGCCACCCAGCGAAAATTGCGGAGGTTTTCCGAGCTGAGAG GCAAACTTGTAGCACGTGGAGAATTCTGGGACATAGTTGCAATAACAGCGGCTGATGAAAAACAGGAACTTGCTTACAACCAACAGCTGtcagaaaagctgaaaagaaaGGAGTTACCCCTTGGAGTTCAATATCACGTTTTTGTAGATCCTGCTGGAGCCAAAATTG gAAATGGAGGATCAACACTTTGTGCCCTTCAATGTTTGGAAAAGCTATATGGAGATAAATGGAATTCTTTTACCATCTTATTAATTCACTCTG GTGGCTACAGTCAACGACTTCCAAATGCAAGTGCTCTGGGAAAAATTTTCACTGCTTTACCTCTTGGTAACCCCATTTATCAGATGCTAGAATTGAAACTAGCCATGTACATTGATTTCCCCTTAAATATGAATCCTGGAATTCTGGTTACCTGTGCAGATGATATTGAACTTTATAGTATTGGAGAATTTGAGTTTATTAGGTTTGACAAACCTGGCTTTACTGCTTTAGCTCATCCTTCTAGTTTGACGATAGGTACCACACATGGAGTATTTGTCTTAGATCCTTTTGATGATTTAAAACATAGAGACCTTGAATACAGGTCTTGCCATCGTTTCCTTCATAAGCCCAGCATAGAAAAGATGTATCAGTTTAATGCTGTGTGTAGACCTGGAAATTTTTGTCAACAGGACTTTGCTGGGGGTGACATTGCCGATCTTAAATTAGACTCTGActatgtctacacagatagcctATTTTATATGGATCATAAATCAGCAAAAATGTTACTtgctttttatgaaaaaataggCACACTGAGCTGTGAAATAGATGCCTATGGTGACTTTCTGCAGGCTTTGGGACCTGGAGCAACTGTGGAGTACACCAGAAACACATCAAATGTCATTAAAGAAGAGTCAGAGTTGGTAGAAATGAGGCAGAGAATATTTCATCTTCTTAAAGGAACATCACTAAATGTTGTTGTTCTTAATAACTCCAAATTTTATCACATTGGAACAACCGAagaatatttgttttactttaccTCAGATAACAGTTTAAAGTCGGAGCTCGGCTTACAGTCCATAACTTTTAGTATCTTTCCAGATATACCTGAATGCTCTGGCAAAACATCCTGTATCATTCAAAGCATACTGGATTCAAGATGTTCTGTGGCACCTGGCTCAGTTGTGGAGTATTCCAGATTGGGGCCTGATGTTTCAGTTGGGGAAAACTGCATTATTAGTGGTTCTTACATCCTAACAAAAGCTGCCCTCCCCGCACATTCTTTTGTATGTTCCTTAAGCTTAAAGATGAATAGATGCTTAAAGTATGCAACTATGGCATTTGGAGTGCAAGACAACTTGAAAAAGAGTGTGAAAACATTGTCAGATATAAAGTTACTTCAATTCTTTGGAGTCTGTTTCCTGTCATGCTTAGATGTTTGGAATCTTAAAGTTACAGAGGAACTGTTCTCTGGTAACAAGACCTGTCTGAGTTTGTGGACTGCACGCATTTTCCCAGTTTGTTCTTCTTTGAGTGACTCAGTTACAACATCCCTAAAGATGTTAAATGCTGTTAAGAACAAGTCAGCATTCAGCCTGAATAGCTATAAGTTGCTGTCCATTGAAGAAATGCTTATCTACAAAGATGTAGAAGATATGATAACTTACAGGGAACAAATTTTTCTAGAAATCAGTTTAAAAGGCAGTTTGATGtag
- the FPGT gene encoding fucose-1-phosphate guanylyltransferase, whose protein sequence is MAAARDPPEVSLREATQRKLRRFSELRGKLVARGEFWDIVAITAADEKQELAYNQQLSEKLKRKELPLGVQYHVFVDPAGAKIGNGGSTLCALQCLEKLYGDKWNSFTILLIHSGGYSQRLPNASALGKIFTALPLDIPECSGKTSCIIQSILDSRCSVAPGSVVEYSRLGPDVSVGENCIISGSYILTKAALPAHSFVCSLSLKMNRCLKYATMAFGVQDNLKKSVKTLSDIKLLQFFGVCFLSCLDVWNLKVTEELFSGNKTCLSLWTARIFPVCSSLSDSVTTSLKMLNAVKNKSAFSLNSYKLLSIEEMLIYKDVEDMITYREQIFLEISLKGSLM, encoded by the exons ATGGCAGCTGCTAGGGACCCTCCGGAAGTATCGCTGCGAGAAGCCACCCAGCGAAAATTGCGGAGGTTTTCCGAGCTGAGAG GCAAACTTGTAGCACGTGGAGAATTCTGGGACATAGTTGCAATAACAGCGGCTGATGAAAAACAGGAACTTGCTTACAACCAACAGCTGtcagaaaagctgaaaagaaaGGAGTTACCCCTTGGAGTTCAATATCACGTTTTTGTAGATCCTGCTGGAGCCAAAATTG gAAATGGAGGATCAACACTTTGTGCCCTTCAATGTTTGGAAAAGCTATATGGAGATAAATGGAATTCTTTTACCATCTTATTAATTCACTCTG GTGGCTACAGTCAACGACTTCCAAATGCAAGTGCTCTGGGAAAAATTTTCACTGCTTTACCTCTTG ATATACCTGAATGCTCTGGCAAAACATCCTGTATCATTCAAAGCATACTGGATTCAAGATGTTCTGTGGCACCTGGCTCAGTTGTGGAGTATTCCAGATTGGGGCCTGATGTTTCAGTTGGGGAAAACTGCATTATTAGTGGTTCTTACATCCTAACAAAAGCTGCCCTCCCCGCACATTCTTTTGTATGTTCCTTAAGCTTAAAGATGAATAGATGCTTAAAGTATGCAACTATGGCATTTGGAGTGCAAGACAACTTGAAAAAGAGTGTGAAAACATTGTCAGATATAAAGTTACTTCAATTCTTTGGAGTCTGTTTCCTGTCATGCTTAGATGTTTGGAATCTTAAAGTTACAGAGGAACTGTTCTCTGGTAACAAGACCTGTCTGAGTTTGTGGACTGCACGCATTTTCCCAGTTTGTTCTTCTTTGAGTGACTCAGTTACAACATCCCTAAAGATGTTAAATGCTGTTAAGAACAAGTCAGCATTCAGCCTGAATAGCTATAAGTTGCTGTCCATTGAAGAAATGCTTATCTACAAAGATGTAGAAGATATGATAACTTACAGGGAACAAATTTTTCTAGAAATCAGTTTAAAAGGCAGTTTGATGtag
- the FPGT gene encoding fucose-1-phosphate guanylyltransferase isoform X2, whose protein sequence is MRAVRRGVREGGAMAAARDPPEVSLREATQRKLRRFSELRGKLVARGEFWDIVAITAADEKQELAYNQQLSEKLKRKELPLGVQYHVFVDPAGAKIGNGGSTLCALQCLEKLYGDKWNSFTILLIHSVSFQIYLNALAKHPVSFKAYWIQDVLWHLAQLWSIPDWGLMFQLGKTALLVVLTS, encoded by the exons ATGCGTGCTGTGCGGCGCGGTGTCAGGGAAGGTGGGGCTATGGCAGCTGCTAGGGACCCTCCGGAAGTATCGCTGCGAGAAGCCACCCAGCGAAAATTGCGGAGGTTTTCCGAGCTGAGAG GCAAACTTGTAGCACGTGGAGAATTCTGGGACATAGTTGCAATAACAGCGGCTGATGAAAAACAGGAACTTGCTTACAACCAACAGCTGtcagaaaagctgaaaagaaaGGAGTTACCCCTTGGAGTTCAATATCACGTTTTTGTAGATCCTGCTGGAGCCAAAATTG gAAATGGAGGATCAACACTTTGTGCCCTTCAATGTTTGGAAAAGCTATATGGAGATAAATGGAATTCTTTTACCATCTTATTAATTCACTCTG TATCTTTCCAGATATACCTGAATGCTCTGGCAAAACATCCTGTATCATTCAAAGCATACTGGATTCAAGATGTTCTGTGGCACCTGGCTCAGTTGTGGAGTATTCCAGATTGGGGCCTGATGTTTCAGTTGGGGAAAACTGCATTATTAGTGGTTCTTACATCCTAA